One Nitrospira sp. genomic window, ATTTGAACCTCCGACCCCTGCGTCCCGAACGCAGTGCGCTACCGGGCTGCGCTACGCCCCGACCGGGCGAATCAGAAAACGGAGAGCGGATTGTCTTACAAGAGAGGGGTAAAACGCAAGCCGTGAGATTCGGCCACTGCCTGACACGTAATTGTACCCTGCATCACGTTTACCCCCTTGGCCATCCCTGGGTCCGACCGAATGGCTCGCTCCACCCCTTCCGAGGCAAGACGGAGCAGGTATGGGAGTGTCGCATTGGTCAACGCTCTCGTCGAGGTATGCGGCACGATCCCTGGCATATTGGTGACGCAATAGTGCACAACCCCGTTCACGCCATAAACGGGATTCGAGTGCGTAGTGGGCGTGGTCGTTTCACAGCAGCCGCCCTGATCCACGGCCACATCGACAATCACGGAACCCGGCTGCATCCGTTCCACGAGGTTGCGGGAGATCACTTTGGGCGCCCGTGCACCAGGGACCAGCACCGCGCCGATGACCACGTCTGCCTCCACGACCGCCCGCTCGATGGCGGAGGCGGAAGCCGCACAGGTCGCGATGCGCCCCCCGTAGAGATCGTCGAGCATCCGCAGTCGATCCACATCCAGATTGATCACCGTCACTCGTGCGCCCAAGCCGACGGCGATCCGGACGGCCGACGTTCCCACGATACCCGCACCGATCACCACCACATGCCCTGGCAGAACCCCGGGAACTCCGGCCAACAAGACTCCGCGCCCCCCTTGGACAGTCCCGAGGTAGTGCGCGCCCACTTGTACGGACAACCGCCCGGCGATTTCACTCATCGGCCGTAACATCGGCAGGCTGCGATCCCTGGCCTCGACAGTCTCATAGGCGATCGCGGTGATCCCAGCCGCCATCAAGGCCTTGGTCAGATCCGGCAACGACGCCAAGTGCAAATAGGTAAACAGCACCTGGCCCGGCCGAAACAGCGCGCACTCCGACAATTGAGGCTCTTTGACCTTCACGATGAGCTCTGCCCGGTGAAACACGTCTTCCTTGGATTGCGCAATCTCGGCACCCGCCTGTCGATAGGCTTCGTCAGAAAACCCGCTTCCCTGCCCGGCCGTCGGTTCAACCAACACCTGATGGCCGGCTTGTCGCAACGCCCGCACACCGTCCGGCGTGACACTCACGCGGAATTCGTAGTCCTTGATCTCTTTGGG contains:
- the ald gene encoding alanine dehydrogenase — translated: MVIGVPKEIKDYEFRVSVTPDGVRALRQAGHQVLVEPTAGQGSGFSDEAYRQAGAEIAQSKEDVFHRAELIVKVKEPQLSECALFRPGQVLFTYLHLASLPDLTKALMAAGITAIAYETVEARDRSLPMLRPMSEIAGRLSVQVGAHYLGTVQGGRGVLLAGVPGVLPGHVVVIGAGIVGTSAVRIAVGLGARVTVINLDVDRLRMLDDLYGGRIATCAASASAIERAVVEADVVIGAVLVPGARAPKVISRNLVERMQPGSVIVDVAVDQGGCCETTTPTTHSNPVYGVNGVVHYCVTNMPGIVPHTSTRALTNATLPYLLRLASEGVERAIRSDPGMAKGVNVMQGTITCQAVAESHGLRFTPLL